In Trichomycterus rosablanca isolate fTriRos1 chromosome 5, fTriRos1.hap1, whole genome shotgun sequence, the sequence GTTACACTTTTCTAAaggcatacaccgatcagccataacattaaaaccaccttcttgtttctacattcactgtccattttatcagctccacttaccataaagaagcaatttgtagttctacaattactgactgtagtccatctgtttctttgcatgctttgttagccccctttcattcttcAATggcccaggaccactacagagtaggtattatttgggtggtggatcattcgcagcactgcagtgacactgagatggtggtggtgtgttagtgtgtgttgtgctggtatgagtggataacacacagcagcgctgatggaggttttaaacatctcactgtcactgctgaattgAGAATatcccaccaaccaaaaacatccaaccaacagcaccctgtgggtagcgtcctgtgaccactgataaaggtctagaagatgaccaattcaaacagcaatagatgaacgatcgtctctgactttacatctacaaggtggcgaactaggtaggagtgtctaatagagtggacagtgagtggacacggtatttaaaaactccagcagtgctcctgtgtctgatccactcataccagcacaacacacactaacacaccaccaccatgtcattgtcactgcagtgttgagaatcatccaccacccaaataatatctgcttgttggtggtcctgtgggggtcctgaccattgaagaacagggttaaagcaggctaaaaaggtatgtagagaaatagatggactacagtcagtaattgtagaacttcaaagtgcttctatatggtaagtggagctgataaaatggacagtgagtgtagaaacaaggaggtggttataatgttatggctgatccatAACATTGATCCACAATAAGACAAACTGTCTACAAATGAAGGACATTTAGTACCCTTGACACTTTCCATAGAAGTGAGTGTACTATAAAAATCACACCGAAGGCACAATGTGCATTGCTTAGGGGTGTGAAAACAGGCAGAGTAAAATAGCTGCAGAAATCTCTGGACCTTATTAAGTAACTGTTTGTGCATCCACTATTAGGCACTAAACAAAAATAGTGCTAATGGAAAGACACCCCAGAGAAAAACACTGCTTTATTTAAGTCAATTCATttaactgtatgtgtgtgtgtgtgtaggtcagGCTATGGGTGGTACTGTAAGTGCACTTGCATCCATAGTGGACCTGGCTGCAGCAAGTGATGTGACCAACAGCGCATTGGCCTACTTTCTGACTGCTGATGTCTTCATCTTGCTCTGCATCATCATGTACCTGCTGCTGCCTAAGCTGGATTACTCCAGGTATGTTATCTTTTGTTAGGACATTACTGGGAGTTGAAATGgacttttattgctttttattgattttaaagctTTTGCAATGGTCTGAGATAACAAAAAGTATTTAAGAGATGTCTGAGTGACTTTGTGGTTGTCAGTGCCAGATATCAAAAATTGCTGATCTACTGTGATTTTCAAACACAGCAGTTTTAACAGCCTGCACAGAATTGTGTAAAAGCACTGAGCAGCAGTTTTTAGAGTGGATATGCCTTGTTGAGGGAAGAAGTCAGGGAAGACTAGCCCGACTAACAGAAAGGCTACAATAACTTAAATAAACACTCTTTACAACAATAGCAAGCAAAAACTAGGCAATGAAATTCATAAGCAGAAGAAAACTTCGGGTCCTGCACCTGTTAGCCAAGaacatacagtagacccttgacttacgaatgtaattagttccaaagggctgttcttaagtcaaaatgttcgttaggtaaacctatttttcccataagaaatcctgtaaatagaattaatccgtgccagacctcccaaaccacccccttacctaacctttctaatgtcctaaatggtcttttttgttataaaacaagtacattttcccttaaatcttaaataatagaatagacattaaataaacaatactaAACAACAattcacagtagtactgtacataaaaaacacattcagtacagtacgtgtgctgcaccatacactataatacatttccttctttttttataaaatgtatctaccagaaacaactctcatatttctctattatttccttctttatttcaatagtgttgtattttgtaggtgtaattgcacgaaagaaagaatactttacgagttccttcttctctcactcacagtcccctctgtctgatacacagtgacagctactggcaggagtaattactaaatattaaaagttttttttcattttctcaacatCAGCGCtatctctgcacattctttggggacattttaatattgaattttacaaaatataaagaaaacactggaaaaacactgtccgctgtctgaatgttcgctcactgtatatatatatatagagagagagagacggttggagtcaacttgttcgtgacgtcacgtgtttcacgaatttcggttcgtaatccgaaatttgtttgtacgttaagttgaaacagatcgctcgtaacccgaaatgttcgtaactcaagggtctactgtacttaaAATACTAAACAGTACTAGGGTATAGTGCGCATCCAATTCCAGAACTATCTGTACCATACCTCTTTCCAATTGCACAAGAGTACTTATGAAAGGAGCTGAGGTTTGCTGAAGGCAAGGCAGTGACTGTGttctaataaaattaataaaacatattgCATTTGGGTTTAAATATGGCACTTGTATTGTCTCACTCCAAGTGGTGATTTTGTGACCATTGCATTTGAACAATAAATGGTACGCAGTTTCCTGCCCCACCCATATAGCCTCCTCCAGTGCGCTTGGTATGTATAGGCCACTTGGCCATGAAAACAACCACAAATTTAATGTACTGTTGCGTAGGGTACTGCGCAATGTGAATGAGGCTTTAGACTACACTCTGCTACAATTACAACATTAGGCTATAGTGGGCACAGGTACACTGAAActcgctgtcgcctcacagcaagaaggtcctgggttcaattcccaggtggggcggtccgggtcctttctgtgtggagtttgctccggtttcctcccacagtccaaagacatgcaagtgaggtgaattgaaaatacaaaattgtccatgactgtgtttgaccccGATTTATCTGACTATTGCTCAATTTACCGTTCTATAATGGCTAGCTCAGACCTGACAATGTGGCTTCATCTCGAACTGATTCCCTTTAAATGAAAATAAGCTTAGTCTTTTTTAAAGCCTACCCATTTCCCAGACCTGAAAACCACTTGTACTTACTGAGAGGGAACATTAACAGTATGCTGCTTTTTAACCTTGACctgtagttcacacttagctaTTATTAATACCTAGCAATGCTTTagcttttattatttgtgagATGGACGGAGGGGAAGACTAGATTTAGACATATACTAAAACGAAAGTGTAATAAGGAAGTGTGGCTTTTAACATCATGTCAAGTTTCACTCAAGGGCGGTCAGCAAGAACACAAGAGTTTCATGACGCTGTTGTGGTTTTAGGATCAGAAATTTCTACATGGGTAGACCGTTTTTAAAAAGCCAGACACAAGGAATCTGATGATTATGACATGCAGGTCATAGACACGAGTGAAGGAAGTGTAAAATGCAGAGTAGTTGGTACGAGGCGGTGGAGTTTGCAATATACAGTTTTATGTTTGACTTATTAAGTTaacttatttataaatgtacagCCTCAAAGTAAACACACATTGGAATTAAATGATGAGCTTTTATGAAGAAGGCCTGTtaggctgcattcacatgataCTCAGCAAAACCAAGGCAATGCCGCTTACCTTGCTGCTGCGCTACCTTGAGCATTTTGCAGTGCATACGTTTATCGCTTTGATGCTCTGTTTTTGCCGCTTGTTGCTGCACacaaactttaatctgattatagccgctcaggtggcgcagcggtaaaacacgctagcacaccagagctgacatttcaaactcatctgttcgaaactcagctccgGCATCCGGATgggcatgaacaacgattggcttgttgttcatacagggagggaagagctggatagggacctcataactgatgcaattacgacctctgctggctgattgatggcgtctgcacagagttatAATGCaatcggggtgtggctctctgtacacaaaagctgatccgcatatgaactcacctaatgcaggtaaaaagatgcaattGGCTACTGCatacatgtcggagggggcatgtgtcatttcgctctcctcagtcggggcgggggtcagcacccccagctgtagagaggaagcataaagcaattgggtaaaattggacgcgctacaaatcgggagaaaaggggagaaatttTGCAGTGCACACTTTTATCGCTTTGATGCTCTGTTTTTGCCGCTTGTTGCTGCGCacaaactttaatctgattatagccgctcaggtggcgcagcggtaaaacacgctagctcaccagagctgacatttcaaactcgtctgttcgaaactcagctctgccatctggctgggctgggcggctacatgaacaacagttggcatgttgttcatacagggagggaagagctggatagggacctcataactgatgcaattatgacctctgctggtggGGGTGAacaccagtagagagaaagcacaaCGCAATTAAAAATGGACGTGCtacaaatcgggagaaaatgcattcaaAAAATTAGTCAATTTGCCCTTTaattaatgcaataaaaagtTTAATGAAGCCACTTCATTCTTTTACTGGGTATTCTTCTTACATCTCCAAATGACGAGCACTGCCAGAGCTGCCAGTTTTGTCAACAGTGTTTATTAATTCAAGCCTCCGCTCACAGGGAAACTTTTATCATGTAAAAGCCACCTAATAGTCTTACTTTCCATATCTATGGGCAGTTTAGAGTAGctaattcaccttctgcatggttttagaaaaaaaacacataatcaAGCTGTTGTCATGGTAATCAGTCCTTTGACCTAAATCCCTTAAAACTTTGAGGTGTGCTGCTGACCGGCTGGGCACCTACTCAGACACGATTGGCCGTGTCTGTACAGAAGTAAAATGGTTGAGCATGGGTTCCTGCAGTAATCATCATTGCTGCTGTAGTTTGAGGCATCTGCACAAGGAGTGTTTGACTGTGGAAAGGCAGTGTGTGGCTCTCAGTGCTCTATGTGAGACATTGAAACGGCTCctccaaccgcttcttttcacctgccagataCAACGTCTATCCTTAATCAGGGGTAGGAGTCTGTATTGAGCTAATCAACCATGAATTAATTATTCTTCACAAAGTGTATTTATCACCCTTGTGTCTTGTTGTCTGCTTCAGGTACTACATGGAAGCAGCTGCTGCTGTCACGTCAGATGGTGCTCTCTCCAACTCTCAGTCAAACTCCCCCAGCAGTCAGACCTCTGTGCCCCCACTTAAACCCATCCTTAGTAAGACATGGTTGCTGGGTCTGTGCGTCTTCTACGTCTTCTTCATCTCTATAACCATCTTCCCAGCAATCTCCTCAGGGATCCAATCGATAAATAAAGACTCAGGCAGTCCCTTGGACAGCATCTACTTTGTGCCGCTGACCAGCTTCCTTCTGTACAACTTTGCTGACTTCTGTGGGCGGCAGATTACAGCATGGCTTCAGGTGCCCGGCCCCACCAGCCGCACTCTTCCCATCCTGGCGCTCTGCAGGACCGCATTGGTGCCTCTCTTCATGCTGTGTAACTACCAGCCACGGTATCACCTGCACCGGGTGTTTTTCGCCCATGACTCCTTTCCTGTACTGTTTGTGTGTATTCTGGGATTCTCCAATGGATACCTGGGTACACTACCCATGATCTACGGGCCCAAAGTGGTACCACGTGAGCTGGCAGAGCCAGCAGGCGTGATCATGTCTTTCTTTCTGACACTAGGGCTAGCGCTAGGCTCTGCGCTGTCTGTGGGCCTTGTCCACATCATCTGACCTTTATTTATTAGCAGCAATGTGACTGTTTGCTAATTTTTAGCGGGTTttaaaagaacatgccaaagaGTGTACATGCAGGGCTTAAGATGTACCTactgtttttaaactgtttCGATGTCCCCAAACCATTCCATTAGTATTTTTTTCAAATGTCAGTTctttcatttatatatatttttatctccttttatcctggtcagagtcacagtggATCCGGCTTTCCCTGGACAGCACTGGACAGaccacagtaacacaccccagaaagGATGCCAATCAGTATTGTTTGATGTGCAAGACAAGTGTGTATTTTAATTCATgaacaaacaagaaaaatacTTCAAATTACTTTCATGATGTGGCAATTCATAAGGCTGCATTCATATGATAAGCGTTTTGCACTTCGTTCACTTCGTTCGttcacttaccactttgtttacgcCTTTTGTACTTGCTGGCTGTGCTACCGAACCCAGTTGCTTTATGCATCCTCTCTAACCctcgccccgattgaggagagcgaactgataCATGTCCCCTCCgagacgtgtgcagtagccgactgcaacttttcacctgcacgaggcgagttcatatgcggatcagctttgtgcacggagaaccACACCTTGATTGCATTATTCCTCTattctgtgcagatgccatcaatcagccagcaggggtcataattgcatcagttatgaggaccctaTCCGGCATTTCTCCCCTGTATAACCAaaagccaaacgttgttcatatagtcgcccagacggatggcagagctgagattcgatacgatgtattcgaaatcccagctctggtgtgctagcgtattgtAGCCATCTGAGCGGTGTTGACAGTTTATTTACATCCAGGtttgtatgaaatgtattttagttcATCCAACAAAGTTCTGGCAGTGCTCGTCATTTGGAGACATGAGAAGATAAAAAAGGGGAAATGGGTTCATAAAACTTTATTGCTTGAATTAAACAGTGCTTTAAATCTTACAGAAGAGCTCCGAAACTACAACAAGTGATTCCAGGATTAGGAAATGTGGGATTGCTATCTAAAATGCAAACCCAGTCTCCACATTTGACACTTTATTAGTTTCCATGCCATATTTTTCTCACAAAGTTATGTCGAATCCGACAGTTCAGGGTTTTGTGAAACATTAAGAATCAGTTTCTCTCCACCAGGTCTGTGCTTTACTTTTAACTGCGTGATATTTAATTGGCGGTGCCTTTAAAGGGTCAGCACACTGTGTGAAAGTTTAATGTGAGCCCAGCATTGACATGCAGTTTTTACTACTTGCCACTGCTCTCCACTCAAGGAACAGCCAGCACAAAAATGGTGTCGCCATGCATCATGTGAATGCAGCTTAAACAGATCCCATTTGCTGCCAAATTCATTTTGGCTTTTCGGCTCAGCTGATATTTAGGATAGATCTTAGTACCTTGATATCAGCCAATGTGTGTTAAAACAGTatctgtttacattactgaAGTATTTTCATTAATACTGTTAACAGACCTGCCTGACTTTAACAGGCTACAGCTGTGGTAAATGTTGCAGCCTGATGTTTACTACTAATTTGCGGGCTTTTGAGTTAAATGTCACACATTATATATTTGTGATGTGTAAACTGGTATATGTATAGAAGCATTGTTTCACTGCTATACATATTTTAGTAGCTtggtattgttgtatttgctcAGATGATTTTAGCCTTGTCTGACTTTTAGAATATGTAAattagttgttgttgttttttttatttatatttttttccccaattcttatcccccagtctagtcgtgtccaattaccctgattgcatcctctagTCTaaactgattcgacccttcaccgctgactgaggacgcctctcatctgacatgcgccccctccggtacacacagtcagtacagatagtgcatttttcacctgcacgagtcgagttcatacacttgacgggcactgtgtatggagggccacacccccatcagcattatttctcagccatgtgcaggcgccatcagtcagccagtggGGGCTGCAGTCGCACcagactttcttaccctctaaccctgaacaacagccaatcgttgttcatgcagccgctcagcctagtcggaaaggcagagctgagattcgatacgatgtattcaaaaccccaactctggtgagctagcgtaaaATGCTGCATTTGATCTCATACTAAGCTCACTTTGATCTGCTGGATGCATCAGacatcttttatttatatttttcaggTTTATAATAGTTCTGCATTTGGTGGAAAATTTGGAATTTAGAGGAAAATCATTTGTATCTATTTTAAACTAGCCATAGTTTCAGACTTATCAGTTGTTtatgtcatttcattttcatgttctaCCACCGCTTAATCTTGGTCagagttgcagtgggtccagttttccAAGAATCACTGTtgacaatgcagtaacacaccctggacaggacccCAATCCATCATGGGGCCTTAGcaaagccaattatgtctgtatgtaggtgCCTAACCAGCCAAGATCATTGCTATACTAAATTGCTAATTGCTATTAAAATCATTTCTGTATACATTGTTTAATGTTCTCTTTTATCCTGTTTACCTTGTTAAGTAACACTAAACAGCCTGTGCACAGCTTCCTTGCTGTTACAAAGGCAGTGGATGAGGGATGAGCATTATTGGAATTATTGCATTTTGTTGAGGGTTATGAGTTGTATTTTATATTCTGTTATTAAcctttgtctttctttttgtttataaaGTTCCTTTTTTATTGTAATTCTTATGTATTTTAGTGAACTTTAATGAATCGTTTTGTTTTACAATGATTAGAGACTTAATAAAATGTACTGTTTGTACGAATACCACAATGTTTGTATGATTTTGTTGTAAAATGCAGCAAATTACATGTATAAATAACTGTATGATTTAGGTCTGTGTGGACAGCaaaataagaatttcattgtacacgtttcctactgtacatatgacaataaagctttgaAATCTTGAAATCTTACAAGCAGTCTATACTGTAAATGTAGTTCTGTGGATGTCCGATAGATGGCAGCaggtaaatactgtaaatgtagtTGTTGTGGACGTCCTATAGATGGCGGCAGGTAAATACTGTAAATTTAGTTCTGTAAATGTCCGATAGATGGCAGCagataaatactgtaaatgtagtTCTGTAAATGTCCAATAGATGGCAGCagataaatactgtaaatgtagtTCTGTAAATGTCCGATAGATGACAGCagataaatactgtaaatgtagtTCTGTAAATGTCCAATAGATGGCAGCagataaatactgtaaatgtagtTCTGTAAATGTCCGATAGATGACAGCagataaatactgtaaatgtagtTCTGTAAATGTCCAATAGATGGCAGCagataaatactgtaaatgtagtTCTGTGGATGTCCGATAGATGGCAGCaggtaaatactgtaaatgtagtTCTGCGAGGTTCGCGCTAGATGAAAGCTGTTAAATACTAAAGACACAGGCTGGATTTGATCAGTGAGACAAAAGAGTGGTGTATACGGTTTCAGATGCTGGTATACACTTTTTATTGGAATTATAGGAACGGTGACTTAAAATTCAGACTCAgcctcagctttattgtcatttaaaaccatgtacatgattagaacgaaatgcagttacttaggtctcggtgtatgtaaacataataaaatataaatagcaaaaaaaacgatgttaagtaaaaataaaacttagacttaaaaaaactagaagaaataactaagataggaattttaaatatttacatatacattcaagtattgcacaggaactacagcagctttatgcGGCTCTAAAGTGCACGATTCAAAGTATAGCAGCAGAAAAAGGCAGCACCAGGTCACAGGTGTTTAAGGTAACTGGTGCATAGACAGCTGTGAGGGGTGGAGCAAATTGTGTGGCCACCTACTTAATAAATGTTGggtaaaatttttttttctcttttcttgaaCAAAATAAAGTGTCTACATTACTTATAATGGGGAGCACATAGATAGGGGCATACTCGTCAGTCGCAGAGGCAAAACAGTGCATTTGGTAAAAACGCGAACTAGATAAAGATATTTAACAATGAAGTTGACTTTATTCTGCCATGAATGAGAAAAAGAGCAAATGAACACTGAAgaaatttaacaaattaaaacaaaatctaGTTTTCACCACCACCCagctggggcggtccgggtcctttctgtgtggagttcgcatgttctccccgtgtccgtgtgggtttcctctgggtgctccggtttccgccagtcaaaagacatgcaagtgaggtgaattggagatacaaaattgtccatgactgtggactgatgaatgtgacaggaatggtagttactcaaagtgtaaaacatgacctttaaaatcctaataagtttTCAGAAGTGTGTTCATGGTtccatttttgtgtgtgtaaaataggGAAAACTAAAACTGTTTTTTTGGCCACCACAATTTAATccaaattatatattaaatccTCTGGTATGATTAGCCAGATCCAGAGCTCTGCTTTGTAGTGAACATTGCTCTCtggtcacagaaaaaaaaaaaaaaaaaaaaaaaaagacacaacTGAGCTGAATAATGTGCACTATACCATGATTGAGTCTTTAAAGTTTATTTAGTATAAACTAGGCTCAAAGCAGAATTGTTAAGTAAACAGAAAGTAAAACTGACCACATCTGATAGATTTAGATTTGTTTAATTTCCATTAAAATGACAGATTTCAGTATTAACAATAAAGCAACCTTAATCAAAAAGCAGTGAGGAGCAATCACACAGACAAAAACGGCATGTGTTTGGGAAGTTCATTCGACAGTCCTGTTAAAGCTCAAACAGATAAATgattacaaaatatttactATAAACTTGCATGACAGTTGATCAcaccataaaaaaacaaaaaaaaacacctaaccCACAGGCCTAGCATTTTCCTTACATACCTTGTTTACAGTTGCAAGGTGGTAAAGAGTCCCAAGTCCTAATctcaaacagttaaaaatctctCAAACTGTTTTCTATCTAGGCACAGCTATCTTCCATTCTCAATTCCCTATTCGACTAATAAGCGtacaaactaaaaacaaatgtttaaagGGCAAAAAGAAACACTAAAAACAGCTCAAAAACTTAGTCAGCAGTTGATGCTAGATTCAATAAAATATACAACTTTTGTCAAAGTCCCTCCCCTCACTCTCCATCCCTGTACCAACTCCTCTTGCGCAGTCAGTTCAGCGGTAGCTAGCTTTTCAATTAGTTTTGATAGAAAGTAATTTGTTTCACCTTTCAAGACACAAAGGGAAaggattgattttttttaacgaGAGAAACAGCACTACAGAAATTCTCCTT encodes:
- the slc29a3 gene encoding equilibrative nucleoside transporter 3, producing the protein MMDGTEHQQASLNSAYITPNHASMSDEESSEVKLVDEDGSPLLARHLPHDSYNSVYCIFFMLGIGSLLPWNFFITAKQYWLYKLSGNSSSSGHHESHNDLSDYFESYLAIASTVPSVLCLVLNYLLVNRLSSNVRILFSLAVILLVFVITTVLVKVDVSECRWQFFTGTLVSVALVSGASNFFSGSVFGISGHFPMRISQALISGQAMGGTVSALASIVDLAAASDVTNSALAYFLTADVFILLCIIMYLLLPKLDYSRYYMEAAAAVTSDGALSNSQSNSPSSQTSVPPLKPILSKTWLLGLCVFYVFFISITIFPAISSGIQSINKDSGSPLDSIYFVPLTSFLLYNFADFCGRQITAWLQVPGPTSRTLPILALCRTALVPLFMLCNYQPRYHLHRVFFAHDSFPVLFVCILGFSNGYLGTLPMIYGPKVVPRELAEPAGVIMSFFLTLGLALGSALSVGLVHII